A single Pedobacter sp. PACM 27299 DNA region contains:
- a CDS encoding recombinase family protein produces the protein MIAVFKDNGEDSYTFDRPDYRALEDFLKKFKGECQYLIVLDHDRFSRNLREALMKIADLERNHGVKVLSTNERVDLDRINPKCCGARLIFCC, from the coding sequence ATAATTGCTGTATTTAAAGATAATGGCGAGGATAGTTATACATTCGATCGCCCCGATTATCGTGCCTTAGAGGACTTCTTAAAGAAGTTTAAGGGAGAATGTCAATACCTCATTGTACTGGATCATGACCGCTTCAGCCGTAATCTACGGGAGGCTTTAATGAAAATTGCAGATCTGGAAAGAAATCATGGCGTTAAAGTCCTATCCACAAATGAACGTGTTGATCTGGATAGGATCAATCCCAAATGTTGTGGAGCAAGACTGATTTTCTGTTGTTAA